The proteins below come from a single Chitinophaga pinensis DSM 2588 genomic window:
- a CDS encoding DUF6443 domain-containing protein — protein MRIINKVVLFLIPFLCSYLSRAKAQTISVDPGTIAPEKYVFVKGDIIYIKNTRSPVSIQTPMPVQIWEKSTDGMNWVAINNGRGSNELHEIATTTGTIYYRRKFSLNSNEAIISVQEKLTGGEISGAQYIAPGVTPSVLGNVAGATGGAGAYSYQWEYSDDETNWTLISGATAQTYQPAAVTATKYFHRKVSSGGQESFSNSIQLFLNNNVTQNAPAATTVNTTVPVVGFPGYSGLVTANLRKRTTVDILKPNVVNWENPGTPLSDADYRKQITYQDGISRPIQSVYYKRSRSGKDIVSQSVYDKFGVEKITPLPYVAATDANNAGQFRVDAGTAQQAYYNTLTAGKESHFYSTYSEENSIAPRNSIGSGPGKRAAGINKGARSELRVNTVADKVRIWVIGDNDNDIPSSSALYEPGALTVSIYTNDEGNKIYTYTDKEGRTVLESDQRNGADNPGDGARTYYIYDAIGNLRYILPPLATAYCVANNNWNFSGATSILEQLSTRYLYDVKGRIISSQKPGTDGPTYMVYDNRDRLIFAQDAKLRSNNKGEWILFFYDHIDRQVMRAVYKNASATRPSLQTQIDAAAASARTTSITIPAISDLYIDKREEGVSSYIAKNSIVFIDGFETNVNDEIAADINPNAPGTVESRPLSIIPGFDYGNYEPLVTAYYDNYNWSGAAKFSDDFQVSAGNNKYPLNVEPDYEVKGIPTGYKVKVLGTDQWLSTTFFYDRYGNAIQCQSDNISGGKDIVTFQYDFAGNVLSVYSIVKNPKAVTLNEVRTRVRNEYENGRIMKVYHEIVNGQAVSKLVGEYDYDEWGRITQNKLGTLETLQYDYDFQGRITGMNAAYAKDKSAGNYFGMQFFYDDGFQNGRTDDKLSGVTWRRKGDPDEWHAYGFGYNSGGGLAKADYTQNTGSNWNNTDVDYKVYDLEYDANGNIKKLKQDGMLLGKVKSGIDDLQYTYDNNNWSNTLVAVEDSKGNKQQGDFKDGVHTAVEYNYDENGNLINDLNKGITIVYNSWLNKPEKITFDNDATKSISFVYNAQGQRLQRIVKDGTNTYTYTYNSGYIYKNDKLLLFPQPQGRVRVNANGQMIYDYFISDNRGNTRTVITEETNEVYYKASHETNPQPTPAIPERESFNFPKYVDVIPAGHKFYDYQGTGSNRQFVKLNSGDPDRKIGTAKVLRVMAGDKVEVGVQSYYANNSVSNNTPNELPEIILNQLINSLLGPVAVIPNGHDNILQGTGNGLILNKEDMNTFLQNKNNANPPSQVPKAYLNYVLFDDNFKMIEGNPVRVSSPGEIIPLTGQLDVRKNGYLYVYLSNESNADVYFDDLVVKHTSGHLLQEDSYYPFGLQMRGLSSQALSRLENNYLYNGIEKISDFDLEIYDAAYRNLDPQTGRWWQQDPLQETMVNYSPYNSNFNDPINFSDPNGDSPLGVFLGATAGFAVGATAGYMIANNNGYDKKTTTLTGAIIGGVLGGVAGNYGGAIFNNDNNVLKCFNFQKKWIDDPSFFQRIGYYFQRSEIGTEKTIMFRFKAEYIRKIKPDKLKIVINKGLINIPVLPVRPIFQDIPDKDPVDEEKGDGKKKEEEKPGGGGGPPKEKEVIKRTFRSAAPTQDPWITLSKEQVDMMNQIIKLAKEAGKTKVILLYRSTSSEAFFQLSKNYRRDANMYETFDPKTGLRIEDIGGHKGKTDQRKMILDQQFGTNGWNNLMEQRVKMLDYMKNKGMKPTVEFKASSNFNGYDVEIQ, from the coding sequence ATGCGAATTATAAATAAAGTAGTCTTATTCCTTATACCTTTTCTCTGCAGCTATTTATCTAGAGCTAAAGCGCAGACGATAAGTGTTGATCCTGGTACAATTGCTCCAGAGAAATATGTTTTTGTAAAAGGAGATATCATTTATATTAAAAATACCAGGTCTCCCGTAAGTATACAGACTCCGATGCCTGTTCAGATATGGGAAAAATCGACTGATGGAATGAACTGGGTGGCTATTAATAATGGAAGGGGGAGTAATGAATTACATGAAATAGCAACCACCACGGGAACTATTTATTACAGACGAAAGTTTTCATTGAATTCTAACGAAGCTATCATATCTGTTCAGGAAAAGTTAACAGGAGGTGAGATATCCGGAGCGCAATACATTGCTCCAGGTGTTACCCCATCAGTATTAGGTAATGTGGCTGGCGCTACTGGAGGTGCAGGTGCTTATTCTTATCAATGGGAATATTCTGATGACGAAACTAACTGGACATTGATTAGCGGCGCTACAGCCCAGACTTATCAACCAGCAGCAGTGACTGCTACAAAGTATTTCCATCGGAAGGTAAGTTCTGGAGGTCAGGAGAGTTTCTCTAATTCAATACAACTCTTTCTTAATAATAATGTTACGCAGAATGCGCCGGCAGCTACGACGGTTAACACTACTGTGCCGGTTGTGGGCTTTCCTGGATATAGTGGACTTGTGACGGCTAATCTGCGCAAAAGAACGACTGTGGATATTCTCAAACCCAATGTGGTAAACTGGGAGAATCCTGGTACGCCATTGTCTGATGCGGATTATAGAAAACAGATTACTTATCAGGATGGTATTTCCCGTCCCATACAAAGTGTTTACTATAAGCGTAGTAGAAGCGGAAAAGATATCGTGTCGCAATCTGTCTATGATAAATTTGGTGTTGAAAAGATAACGCCTTTGCCTTATGTAGCTGCTACTGACGCCAATAATGCAGGTCAGTTCCGTGTAGACGCTGGAACAGCACAACAAGCCTACTATAATACACTCACTGCGGGTAAAGAAAGCCACTTTTATTCCACATATTCGGAAGAAAATTCAATAGCTCCGAGGAATAGTATAGGGAGTGGTCCGGGTAAGAGGGCGGCTGGAATAAATAAGGGGGCGAGGTCTGAATTGAGAGTGAATACGGTAGCTGACAAAGTAAGAATATGGGTAATAGGTGATAATGATAATGATATACCTTCCAGTAGTGCATTATATGAGCCTGGTGCGCTTACTGTAAGCATTTATACAAATGACGAAGGTAATAAGATCTATACCTATACAGATAAAGAAGGCCGTACAGTGCTTGAATCTGACCAAAGAAATGGTGCAGATAATCCTGGTGACGGTGCAAGAACCTACTATATATATGATGCTATAGGTAATCTTCGTTATATTCTTCCTCCTTTGGCGACAGCTTATTGTGTGGCTAATAACAACTGGAACTTTTCAGGAGCAACTTCAATATTAGAGCAACTATCTACCAGATATCTATACGATGTAAAAGGGCGTATAATCAGTTCTCAAAAGCCAGGAACGGACGGGCCGACATATATGGTATATGATAACAGGGACCGACTGATCTTCGCACAAGATGCCAAATTGCGCTCCAATAATAAAGGAGAATGGATATTGTTTTTTTACGACCATATCGATCGTCAGGTAATGCGGGCAGTATATAAGAACGCCAGTGCTACGAGACCAAGTCTTCAGACTCAGATAGATGCAGCTGCTGCATCTGCGAGAACGACGTCTATTACCATACCAGCAATCTCTGATTTGTACATTGATAAACGTGAAGAAGGAGTATCATCCTACATTGCAAAAAACTCGATAGTATTTATTGACGGATTTGAAACAAACGTAAATGACGAGATTGCAGCTGATATAAATCCCAATGCTCCGGGGACTGTGGAGTCCAGACCCTTAAGTATCATCCCTGGTTTTGACTATGGTAACTATGAGCCACTGGTAACAGCCTACTATGATAACTATAATTGGTCAGGGGCTGCGAAATTTAGTGATGACTTTCAGGTAAGCGCGGGAAATAACAAATATCCGCTGAATGTAGAACCTGACTATGAAGTTAAAGGGATTCCGACCGGTTATAAAGTAAAAGTATTAGGCACAGATCAATGGTTATCAACAACATTTTTTTATGACCGTTATGGAAACGCTATTCAGTGTCAGTCTGATAATATAAGCGGGGGTAAAGATATTGTCACTTTCCAATATGACTTTGCTGGCAATGTCCTTTCTGTCTATAGTATAGTTAAAAATCCTAAAGCTGTTACACTGAACGAAGTGAGAACACGTGTCCGCAATGAATATGAGAATGGTAGAATAATGAAGGTCTATCATGAAATTGTGAACGGGCAAGCGGTTTCAAAGTTAGTGGGTGAGTATGATTATGATGAATGGGGGCGCATTACCCAGAATAAGCTGGGAACACTTGAAACATTACAGTACGATTATGATTTTCAGGGAAGGATAACTGGTATGAATGCGGCATATGCGAAAGATAAGTCAGCTGGCAACTACTTTGGTATGCAGTTCTTTTATGATGATGGCTTCCAGAATGGAAGAACAGACGATAAGTTGTCTGGTGTAACATGGCGCAGAAAAGGCGATCCCGATGAATGGCATGCGTATGGCTTCGGATACAACAGTGGAGGAGGGCTTGCAAAAGCTGACTATACACAAAATACAGGTAGCAACTGGAATAATACCGATGTGGATTATAAAGTATACGATCTGGAGTATGATGCAAACGGAAATATCAAAAAATTGAAACAGGATGGGATGTTACTGGGAAAGGTGAAATCAGGTATAGATGACCTACAGTATACATATGATAATAATAACTGGAGTAATACGCTTGTAGCTGTGGAAGATAGCAAAGGAAACAAGCAGCAAGGTGATTTTAAAGATGGGGTACATACAGCTGTAGAATACAATTATGATGAAAATGGTAATCTTATTAACGATTTGAATAAGGGGATTACCATTGTATATAACTCATGGTTGAATAAACCAGAAAAGATAACCTTTGACAATGATGCCACTAAAAGTATAAGTTTTGTATATAATGCTCAGGGACAGCGATTACAAAGGATTGTAAAAGATGGTACAAATACCTATACGTATACTTATAACAGTGGATATATCTACAAGAATGATAAGTTACTTTTATTTCCCCAACCGCAAGGGCGGGTCCGTGTGAATGCTAACGGGCAAATGATATATGATTATTTTATTTCCGATAATAGAGGGAATACCCGTACTGTAATTACAGAGGAAACGAATGAGGTATACTATAAAGCATCACATGAAACTAATCCTCAGCCAACGCCTGCTATTCCGGAAAGGGAAAGTTTTAATTTCCCAAAATATGTAGATGTAATCCCTGCGGGGCATAAGTTTTATGATTATCAGGGAACTGGTAGCAACAGGCAGTTTGTTAAATTGAACAGTGGTGATCCTGATAGAAAAATTGGCACAGCGAAAGTCCTTAGGGTGATGGCAGGTGATAAAGTAGAAGTAGGAGTACAGTCTTATTATGCTAACAATTCGGTATCAAACAATACACCTAATGAACTGCCGGAGATAATTCTGAATCAGCTTATCAATTCTTTACTAGGCCCTGTTGCCGTAATTCCGAACGGACATGATAATATTCTTCAGGGAACGGGGAATGGACTTATTCTCAATAAAGAGGATATGAACACATTCTTACAGAATAAGAACAACGCCAATCCTCCATCGCAGGTTCCCAAGGCATATCTTAACTATGTATTGTTTGACGATAATTTTAAAATGATTGAAGGCAACCCAGTAAGGGTCTCATCTCCAGGGGAAATTATCCCATTGACCGGGCAATTAGATGTCAGGAAAAATGGTTATCTGTACGTTTATTTGTCAAATGAAAGCAACGCTGATGTTTATTTTGACGATCTGGTTGTCAAACATACGAGTGGTCATTTGCTTCAGGAGGACTCATACTATCCCTTTGGATTGCAGATGAGAGGGTTAAGTAGCCAAGCATTAAGCCGATTGGAGAATAATTATCTTTACAACGGTATTGAGAAAATATCGGATTTTGATCTCGAGATTTATGATGCTGCTTACCGCAATCTTGATCCGCAGACAGGTAGATGGTGGCAGCAAGATCCTCTACAGGAAACTATGGTTAATTATTCGCCATATAACAGTAATTTCAACGATCCTATCAATTTTTCAGATCCTAATGGAGACTCACCGCTTGGAGTGTTCCTGGGCGCTACTGCGGGATTTGCTGTTGGAGCTACTGCCGGTTACATGATTGCAAACAATAATGGTTATGACAAGAAGACGACAACACTTACAGGCGCAATTATAGGAGGTGTTTTAGGAGGGGTTGCAGGAAATTACGGAGGCGCAATCTTTAATAATGATAACAACGTATTAAAATGTTTTAACTTCCAAAAAAAATGGATTGATGATCCTAGTTTCTTCCAAAGAATCGGTTACTATTTTCAACGGAGCGAAATAGGAACGGAGAAAACAATTATGTTCAGATTCAAAGCGGAGTATATACGTAAAATTAAACCTGACAAACTTAAAATAGTCATAAATAAAGGACTTATAAACATACCTGTATTACCAGTTAGACCAATATTTCAGGATATACCAGACAAGGATCCTGTTGACGAAGAGAAGGGGGATGGTAAAAAGAAGGAGGAGGAAAAACCCGGGGGTGGGGGAGGACCGCCGAAAGAGAAAGAAGTGATAAAAAGAACATTCAGATCAGCTGCGCCGACTCAGGATCCATGGATTACTTTGTCAAAGGAACAGGTAGATATGATGAATCAGATAATCAAACTTGCAAAAGAGGCAGGAAAGACCAAGGTTATACTACTTTACAGGTCAACATCTTCTGAGGCATTTTTCCAGCTGAGTAAAAATTATCGCCGGGATGCGAATATGTACGAAACATTTGATCCTAAAACGGGATTAAGAATTGAGGATATCGGTGGGCATAAGGGAAAGACTGACCAACGGAAAATGATTCTCGATCAGCAATTTGGAACTAATGGCTGGAATAATCTGATGGAACAAAGGGTAAAAATGCTAGACTATATGAAGAATAAAGGAATGAAACCAACTGTTGAATTTAAAGCAAGCTCGAACTTTAACGGGTATGATGTGGAAATCCAATAA
- a CDS encoding transglutaminase domain-containing protein, giving the protein MMKKCAVILSVLCLLMGYSNAQKIDYTPVDKYVTEIKADTTLKTDDLVALIIRPFNDQHRKARAIFDWICINIYYDYEGYVLSLNNTATYPFKSPAEVLKKRTGICSEISGLAKEMFEKAGLKCEDIYGKTRTTLTSGPGSHAWNAVTVEGKWFLFDCTWGGSDKDLHKVNYFYFMTPPSFLIASHYPDDPKWTLLETYPTQTEFDQFPTIWCDYFNYSDKPFPRNREIISTGGSFSITNYVIKGFTQDIRIMDKDDNEMSFRQAPVLSPAGDTTAYSITGLPKGNFTMRISSFSSNPTQWALTALNRLMEFELLIK; this is encoded by the coding sequence ATGATGAAAAAATGTGCTGTAATATTGTCTGTTTTGTGTCTTCTTATGGGCTATAGCAACGCTCAAAAAATTGACTATACACCGGTAGATAAATATGTGACGGAGATTAAAGCGGATACTACTCTGAAAACGGATGATCTGGTTGCATTAATCATTCGTCCTTTTAATGATCAGCATCGTAAAGCAAGAGCCATTTTTGACTGGATTTGTATTAATATTTATTATGATTATGAAGGATATGTATTGAGTCTTAATAATACTGCTACCTATCCATTTAAAAGCCCGGCAGAAGTATTGAAAAAAAGAACTGGAATTTGTTCGGAAATTAGCGGTCTCGCTAAAGAAATGTTTGAAAAAGCAGGATTGAAATGCGAAGATATATATGGCAAAACCAGGACCACTTTGACAAGTGGTCCTGGTTCACATGCCTGGAACGCTGTGACTGTGGAAGGGAAATGGTTTCTCTTTGATTGCACCTGGGGAGGCTCTGATAAAGACCTTCATAAGGTAAACTATTTCTACTTTATGACGCCTCCATCGTTTCTGATTGCTTCTCATTATCCGGATGATCCCAAATGGACCTTATTAGAAACATATCCCACACAGACAGAATTCGATCAGTTCCCAACAATTTGGTGCGATTACTTTAATTATTCGGATAAGCCCTTTCCCCGCAATAGGGAAATTATTTCAACTGGTGGAAGTTTTAGTATCACTAATTATGTAATAAAAGGTTTTACACAGGACATCCGTATTATGGACAAGGATGATAATGAGATGTCATTTCGCCAGGCGCCGGTTCTGAGTCCAGCTGGGGATACTACCGCTTATAGTATCACCGGTCTGCCCAAAGGAAATTTTACAATGAGAATTTCCAGTTTTTCCAGTAATCCAACTCAATGGGCGTTGACAGCACTCAACAGGTTAATGGAGTTTGAATTATTAATTAAATAA
- a CDS encoding RNA polymerase sigma factor, which yields MSSEQSYEEKELLAAIAKGDTRAFAAIFKKYRMPVFMHTLSIIKSPERAEEITQDVFLKIWHYREGLDQLNSFENYLFIVTRNYTISELRKKFIPTDPEVDQAYSWTPERQLQFKELSSRLHEIINRLPPRRKQVFVMSRLENKTHQQIADELKISSGTVNQQLMAALSFIRAELAGFPELCILWISLCSIFF from the coding sequence TTGTCGAGTGAACAGTCATACGAGGAAAAAGAGTTGCTTGCCGCCATCGCCAAAGGGGATACCAGGGCCTTTGCAGCTATATTTAAAAAATACAGAATGCCTGTGTTTATGCACACGCTCAGTATTATTAAATCTCCTGAAAGGGCGGAAGAAATCACACAGGACGTTTTTTTGAAAATATGGCATTACCGCGAGGGCTTAGATCAGCTGAACTCCTTCGAAAATTATCTTTTTATTGTAACCCGCAACTATACCATTTCAGAACTCCGCAAAAAATTCATTCCCACAGATCCGGAAGTGGACCAGGCCTATAGCTGGACACCAGAAAGGCAGCTCCAGTTTAAAGAGCTGAGTAGCCGTCTGCATGAAATCATTAACCGGCTTCCTCCCCGCAGGAAACAGGTGTTTGTCATGAGCCGCCTTGAAAATAAAACGCATCAGCAGATCGCCGATGAACTAAAGATTTCGTCAGGGACAGTCAATCAGCAGCTGATGGCGGCTTTGAGCTTTATCAGGGCCGAACTGGCAGGGTTTCCGGAGCTCTGTATATTATGGATATCGCTGTGTTCTATCTTTTTTTAA
- a CDS encoding FecR family protein, which translates to MNDAAIKELLDKYLTETLTAEEMSQFRQLLEDEEQMQVLDSRLRELFDFQLQQEYSLPEIDQRLEQHVMSVIHNELPKPLYRRMPVRRWMAASAVVLLLILAGGGYYLSRRPVQTQHVKVLADIQPGRSGAMLTLADGTVIQLDSLRNGTVALQGGQGVQVQNGELVYNGEGNEVVYNTVSTPNGRQYRLVLPDGTKVWLNAGSSIHYPLLFRGKTRSVEMTGEAYFEVATDAAMPFVVTVNKKELIEVLGTSFNIKAYNEEKSIAATLLEGRIRVAKKTVLQPGQQALLRDGMMVMNHPELEKVIAWKNNLFDFDDSDLDEVMHQIARWYDIEVVYAGHQPNIQFTGKISRNMTLKNLLNTLAVSGVKCQLEDGKLIVFP; encoded by the coding sequence ATGAATGATGCTGCTATAAAGGAGCTATTGGATAAGTATCTGACAGAGACATTGACTGCAGAGGAAATGTCGCAATTCCGGCAATTGCTGGAAGATGAAGAGCAGATGCAGGTCCTTGATTCCCGGCTGAGAGAGCTGTTTGATTTTCAGCTGCAGCAGGAATATTCGCTTCCGGAAATAGACCAGCGGCTTGAGCAGCATGTGATGTCTGTGATACATAATGAATTACCTAAGCCGCTTTATCGCAGAATGCCTGTTCGCAGATGGATGGCGGCAAGTGCCGTCGTGTTGCTGCTGATCCTGGCAGGCGGTGGGTATTACTTGTCAAGACGTCCGGTACAAACGCAGCATGTAAAAGTATTGGCAGATATACAACCTGGCCGAAGCGGAGCAATGCTGACACTGGCAGATGGAACCGTCATACAATTGGATTCACTCCGGAATGGTACAGTTGCTTTACAGGGCGGACAAGGCGTGCAGGTGCAGAATGGTGAGTTAGTATATAATGGTGAAGGGAATGAGGTAGTATATAATACAGTCTCTACTCCCAATGGTCGTCAATACCGGCTCGTTTTGCCGGATGGTACGAAAGTATGGTTGAATGCAGGCAGTAGTATTCATTATCCGTTGCTGTTCCGTGGGAAAACGAGAAGCGTAGAGATGACCGGAGAAGCTTATTTTGAAGTAGCCACAGATGCTGCAATGCCTTTTGTGGTGACTGTAAATAAGAAAGAACTGATAGAAGTATTAGGGACAAGCTTTAATATAAAGGCATATAACGAGGAGAAGAGCATCGCCGCTACTTTACTGGAAGGCCGTATACGGGTTGCAAAAAAGACAGTACTACAACCCGGACAACAAGCGCTTCTCCGGGATGGTATGATGGTAATGAACCATCCTGAACTTGAAAAAGTAATAGCATGGAAAAATAATCTTTTTGACTTTGATGACAGCGATCTGGATGAAGTCATGCATCAGATAGCACGCTGGTATGATATAGAAGTGGTGTATGCGGGCCACCAACCGAATATACAGTTCACCGGTAAGATCAGCCGGAATATGACATTAAAAAACTTATTGAATACACTGGCAGTCTCAGGTGTGAAATGCCAACTGGAAGATGGAAAACTGATCGTCTTCCCCTGA